The nucleotide sequence CGTCATCGACGGCATTCTGTATGGCGTCACTCCGAAACATCACGTGGTCGCGCTCGATGGTGCGTCCGGAAAATTGCTATGGAAGTTTGACTCCGGAGTGGAAGGTGACGGACCTAATCGCGGCCTGACGTTCTGGTCGGATGGAAAGACCAAGCGCATGTTTGCCGCAGTGCAAAGCTGGGTCTATGCGCTCGATCCCGCAACAGGTAAGCCGATCCCCACATTTGGGGTTGCAGGGCGAATCGACCTTCGAGAAGAATTGGGACGCGATCCCTCCAAGCAATCGATCGTACTCACGAGCCCCGGCATCGTTTTTAAAGACCTGCTGATCGTGGGCGGGCGCAATCCCGAGGCGCTCCCTTCGCCGCCCGGCGATATCCGTGCTTACGATGTGCGCACGGGGAAATTGCGCTGGAGTTTTCACACCATTCCGCATCCCGGCGAACTTGGATACGAAACGTGGCCGAAAGAGGCATGGACCTACTCGGGATCCGCTAATAATTGGACCGGTATGGCGCTCGATCAGGAGCGCGGCATCGTCTATGTGCCAACCGGATCGGCGGCCACCGATTTCTACGGTGCGGATCGCGTTGGCGACAACCTGTTCGCAAACACGCTGCTGGCGCTCGATGCCGCGACCGGAAAACGCATCTGGCACTATCAGGCTGTGAAGCACGACTTGTGGGATCGCGACTTTCCATCGCCGCCGACATTGGTCACGGTCGACCAAAATGGCAATCGCATCGACGCCCTAGCGCAGACCACGAAACACGGGTCGTTATTTCTATTTGATCGGCAGACTGGTGCACCGCTCTATCCGATGGAATCGCAATCCGCTCCGGCGAGTTCTACTCCCGGCGAGGTGGCGGCCAAGACCCAGGTGCTGCCTGCCAAGCCCGCTCCATTCGCGCGCCAATTGTTGAGCGAAGACATGCTGACCACGCGCACGCCGGAAGCGCATCAATGGGCGGTCGAGCGCTTTCGCACTCTGCACAGCGCTGGACAGTTCGTGCCGTTCCGCGTCGGCCAGGACACGGTCATCTTCCCCGGATTTGACGGCGGCGCCGAGTGGGGTGGATCTGCCTATGATCCCTCGACCGGGTTGTTGTATGTAAACGCCAACGATCTCCCGTGGACGTCGAGCCTTGTGGAGAATGAGGCTGGCAAGTCAGGACGGCAACTTTACCTTCGCAACTGTGCCAGTTGCCACGGCGATGATCGCACAGGCGCGCCTCCCCAATTGCCTTCACTCGTGAACATCGGACAGAAGCGAAGTGAAGAAGAGGTCGCGAAGATCGTCCGGGAAGGCTCTGGTCGAATGCCCGGATTTCCGTCATTACTTCCCGCAGACGTGAGCGCGCTCGTCGACTACGTCATAACGGGAAGGAGCAAGGAAATCGAAGTCGACGGAGATGTAGACCCGTCCGCAAAGTACCGGTTCACGGGATACCACAAGTTCCTCGATCCCGATGGCTACCCGGCAGTCGTCCCGCCATGGGGAACGCTGAATGCGATCAACGTCAACACCGGCGAATACGCATGGAAAATCCCCTTGGGAGAATATCCAGAGTTGGCTGCCAAGGGCGTCAAAGACACCGGGACAGAGAACTACGGCGGCCCCATCGTGACTGCGGGCGGCCTGGTCTTTATCGCAGCCACCAACTTCGATCGAAAATTTCGCGCCTTCGATAAGACCACCGGAAACTTGCTGTGGGAGACGACACTGCCGATGTCCGGCAACGCCACTCCGGTTACATACGAAGTAGACGGACGCCAGTTTGTAGTTGTGCACGCCACTGGCGGAAAAGGCCGACCCACGGATCCAAGCGGAGGGATGTACGTGGCATTTGCGTTAGGGGAAGAAGAACAGAAGTAGCGGTGGCGGGGGTAAGCGTTGGTATTTGGTAGCGCTACCGGGAATCGAACCCGGGTTTGAAGATTGAGAATCTTCCGTCCTAACCCCTAGACGATAGCGCCCCGGCCACGACAGAAGGTGATTATAACAAAGCTGGCCGGGCTCAGCCGTGGCCGCAGCCGCAATCCCCGCGCTTCATTTGTTCTGCGGCAAAGAGGATCGTCTCGGAAGTCCAATCCAGCCTGCAACTTGCCAAAACTCCACGATTTTTTGTTTCGCCCCTTGACAACTCCGGGGACGAAGATCAATATCTTTTAGGCGAATAAAAAGCGAAACTACAGCCTGCTCGAATCCGTTGTGTTCTCTGAAATTCTGAGGGTTTTATGTCTGCTTCTCCGGTGTTTTCATCGGCGGCGATGAGCCGCCCTTTTATTTTTCCGGCTCGTTCGAGCGCAGCGCTCCTGACAAAGCTGGAAGCGCTCCCCCGATTCGCAAATGCCATCACGCCGGCTTCGCGTCTGCATGTGCGTCCGGCGCCCGAGATGGTTTCCTGCGGGATTCGGGAACTGGATGCGTTGACCGGCGGCTTTCCGCGCGGTTGTCTGACGGAAATCTATGGACCAGCTTCTTCTGGCCGAACCAGCGTGCTCTTCGCTGCGCTCGCTTGTGCCACCCGGCGTGGAGAAGTCTGTGCGCTGGTGGATGCCAGCGATGCCATGAATCCAGCTTCGGCTGCAGCCGCCGGGGTGGCGATGGAACGGTTGCTCTGGGTGCGATGCAGGAAAACAGTTCCCAGTTTTCAGTTTCCAGTTGCTGGTTCGCTGCGGGATCGCAAATCCAAGACTTCCAATTCAGGTTTCAACAACCATCGGCGGGAGTGGGAATCTTCGTTGGAGCAGGTTCTGAAAGTGACCGACCTGCTTCTGCAAAGCAATGGATTCGGAATGATCGTACTTGATCTTTCGGATGTTCCGGCACACAGCGCGCGTCGAATCCCGCTTGCATCCTGGTTCCGTTATCGCCGAGCCGTCGAGCACACACCGACCGTGTTTCTCATCATGGAACAGCAGCCAATCGCCGGCAGCTGTTCGTCAATATTAATGAAGGTGACAGGCCGTAGATCACAGATCACTGGGAAGAAGCACGCAGCATTCTGCACGCCGCATATAGCGGGCCGACTGTCACATACCGAATTGCTCGACGAATTCGAAATCAATGCTGAACTCCTTCGTTCGCGCTTGGAACGCAAGCAGCCCAAATCCGTAATGAACTTTACAACCCGAGCCGCCTGGTCAGGTTAAAAGGATTAGTTAAAAGCTAAAAGCTAAAAGCTCTGCCTGACACCCGTGACCTAAGACCTGTGACCTGCTCCATGTTTGCCTGCCTCTTCATTCCGAATTTTCCCGCCGAAGCACTGATTCGCTCCGAACCAGAGCTTCGTGGAAAGCCCGTAGTCGTACTCGCCGGGTGGGCGCCACTCGAGAAAGTTGTGGCTCTGAACGAGAAAGCCCGTCAGTTGGACGTCGAAACCGGCGCTACAAAATCGCAGTTAGAAGCGTGGGAGAACCTCATGTTCCGCTCGCGTTCGGAACTGCAGGAAACATCCGCGCACGCCGCCTTGCTCGATTGTGCGCAGTCATTTTCCCCAGAAGTAGAAGATACCGCGCCCGACACCATACTTCTGAACCTTGCGGGACTGGAGCCGTTGTTCGGATCTTTGCCGAAAATTGCCTGTGAGTTGGCGCGTCGCAGTTCTTCCATGGGGCTGGAAGCAAATGTTGCTGTGGCCGCCAATCCCGATGCCGCCGTGCTGGCGGCCCGCGGTTTTCCTGGCGTGACGTTGATTCCGCAAGGACGCGAAGCAGAGCGTCTCGGTGAGTTGCCGGTCGATGTGCTCCTGGAAAGTTTTTCTTCCGACGCAAACGAGGCCGCGCGCTGGCTGGAGACGTTTGATCGCTGGGGCGTCCGCAATCTGCGTGCTCTCTCGGCTCTTCCCGAAGTGCCCGTCGCCGAACGGCTTGGACAACAGGGCATCCGTCTGTTGAAACTGGCGCGGGGCAGCGCTTCCCGCAATCTTTGCCTGTTTGAATGCGTACCTGTATTTCAAGAGGACATCGAACTCGAACATCCGATTGTGCTGCTTGAACCACTGGCATTTCTGTTGAATCGCATGCTGGAGCAGTTGTGTGCCCGTCTGGATGCGCGCGCGCTGGCCGTGCAGGAAATTCAGTTGCAATTGGAACTCGTGGACAAGGCAGAAGATTGCGATCCCGAAAACACCTCGACATTCACGCGCACTTTGCGTCTGCCTGTCCCGATGCTGGATGCGAAAGTGTTTCTCAAGCTCTTGCAACTGGACTTGCAATCGCACCCGCCGGGTGCGCCGATCCTGAAAATCCATCTCGCCGCCGAGCCTGCCCGTCCACGGCCGGCGCAGAGTGGACTGTTTCTTCCCGTATTTCCTGAGCCAGAAAAATTAGAACTGACACTGGCTCGCATTGCCGGGATCGTCGGGCAGGGAAGAGTAGGTGCAGCCGAATTACTGGACACGCATCGCGACGGGGCCTTTCAGATACAGCCCTTTGCTCCGGCTCAACCTGAAATCAGGAAATCGTCGAACAAAAAGAAGAAAGAAATGTTCATGCAAGAAAATGACGGCATTCGCCTCGAAGAGAGCAAGCAGGAAAACGCGCAGGAAAAAATGAGTGCTGTGATTGCCTTGCGCTTATTTCGTCCACCGCTGCGCGCCATCGTAAATGTGAGAAACGGCACGCCAATGCGCCTGAAATGCCTTCCTCCCCATGAAATCGCGGGTGAAATCGTCTGGACGGCCGGTCCCTGGCGCTCTTCCGGCGACTGGTATGAACAGGAAGGATGGTCCCGCGAAGAATGGGACATCGCCGTCCCCGCAGAAAACGAAATCATCCTGTACCGCTTGGTCGAAGACAAGTTGTCGCGGAACTGGTGGCTGGAAGGAATGTATGACTAAGGCGGTCA is from Acidobacteriota bacterium and encodes:
- a CDS encoding PQQ-binding-like beta-propeller repeat protein → MTITTGKWFAAIVLVSALSWGAEPGKDWPVYGGGSSGQRYSPLTQINRSNVARLRVAWTWDAAEGRGDSQTQPIVIDGILYGVTPKHHVVALDGASGKLLWKFDSGVEGDGPNRGLTFWSDGKTKRMFAAVQSWVYALDPATGKPIPTFGVAGRIDLREELGRDPSKQSIVLTSPGIVFKDLLIVGGRNPEALPSPPGDIRAYDVRTGKLRWSFHTIPHPGELGYETWPKEAWTYSGSANNWTGMALDQERGIVYVPTGSAATDFYGADRVGDNLFANTLLALDAATGKRIWHYQAVKHDLWDRDFPSPPTLVTVDQNGNRIDALAQTTKHGSLFLFDRQTGAPLYPMESQSAPASSTPGEVAAKTQVLPAKPAPFARQLLSEDMLTTRTPEAHQWAVERFRTLHSAGQFVPFRVGQDTVIFPGFDGGAEWGGSAYDPSTGLLYVNANDLPWTSSLVENEAGKSGRQLYLRNCASCHGDDRTGAPPQLPSLVNIGQKRSEEEVAKIVREGSGRMPGFPSLLPADVSALVDYVITGRSKEIEVDGDVDPSAKYRFTGYHKFLDPDGYPAVVPPWGTLNAINVNTGEYAWKIPLGEYPELAAKGVKDTGTENYGGPIVTAGGLVFIAATNFDRKFRAFDKTTGNLLWETTLPMSGNATPVTYEVDGRQFVVVHATGGKGRPTDPSGGMYVAFALGEEEQK
- a CDS encoding DNA polymerase Y family protein; the encoded protein is MFACLFIPNFPAEALIRSEPELRGKPVVVLAGWAPLEKVVALNEKARQLDVETGATKSQLEAWENLMFRSRSELQETSAHAALLDCAQSFSPEVEDTAPDTILLNLAGLEPLFGSLPKIACELARRSSSMGLEANVAVAANPDAAVLAARGFPGVTLIPQGREAERLGELPVDVLLESFSSDANEAARWLETFDRWGVRNLRALSALPEVPVAERLGQQGIRLLKLARGSASRNLCLFECVPVFQEDIELEHPIVLLEPLAFLLNRMLEQLCARLDARALAVQEIQLQLELVDKAEDCDPENTSTFTRTLRLPVPMLDAKVFLKLLQLDLQSHPPGAPILKIHLAAEPARPRPAQSGLFLPVFPEPEKLELTLARIAGIVGQGRVGAAELLDTHRDGAFQIQPFAPAQPEIRKSSNKKKKEMFMQENDGIRLEESKQENAQEKMSAVIALRLFRPPLRAIVNVRNGTPMRLKCLPPHEIAGEIVWTAGPWRSSGDWYEQEGWSREEWDIAVPAENEIILYRLVEDKLSRNWWLEGMYD